The Niabella beijingensis genomic interval CCACCGGGCGCGGCGGCGACGGCGGCTCCTATTTTACGCTGCGCGGATTTGAATCGCAGGTGACCATGGTGAACGGATTGCCCGGCCTCACCAACGGCAACCTCGACCCGGCCAACCTGGAAAAAATTGAAGTACTGAAAGGCCCGTCGGGTACCCTGTTCGGAAGTCCTGTGATCGGTTATGGCGGACTGGTGAATAATGTTACCAAGAAACCCTATGATGATTTTGGTGCCAGCTTTAACTATATCGCCGGAAGCTTCGGTCTGAACCGCATTACAGCGGACGTTAACCTGCCGTTTACAAAAGAAAAAGGAACCGCGGTAAGGATCAATACGGCTTACCAGCAGGAAAATAGCTTCCAGGACCAGGGATTCCGGAAATCCTTCTTTGTGGCACCCACGCTTGCGTATAAATTAAATGATAAGTTGTCCTTCCTGTTGCTTACGGAATTCATGCAGGAAGAAAAAACAAATCCCACGATGCTTTTCCTTGGCCGGGACATGCCCATGCAATTCAAGGATCTGAAAGATCTCAACTATAATAACAAACTGTCGCTTACCAGTAATGATCTTACCATGAAAAATCCGCGGTTCAACCTGCAGGGGCAGATGATCTACAAGCTGGCGCACAACTGGACCTCACAGACGGTACTGTCGCGCGGACAATCCGAGTCGAAAGGATATTATACCTATCTCTACGATAACGAAAACGGCAGGCGGGATTTTGGGCTGTTCGCCACAAAAGAAAATGCACGGACAGCTACCACCGATATCCAGCAGAACTTCACCGGGGATTTTTACATCGGCTCCCTGCGGAACCGTATCGTGGTGGGGTTTGATTATTTCGGAAGGGATCAGTCGGCCTCCGGGCCCGGCTGGGGGAAGATCCATAATGTAAACGCCCAGGGCGAAGTTAACTATACCGATATTGATCCGGAAACCGGGGAAGAAATACAATTTCCGGAAGTGTACCTGACCCAGCAGTCGGTGGACCAGATGCTGGCCGGCACGGAACCTACCAGTTTCCTCGCAAGGGACAATGCCTACAGTACTTATGTATCCAACGTTCTGAATATTACACCTTCCCTTATTGCCATGGTGAGTTTGCGGGCCGATTATTTTGACTCCAAAGGCAACCCGGCCGATAAGAGCGATGATTATCATCAATGGGCATTATCCCCGAAATTTGGCGTGGTATACCAGCCCCTGCCGGATAAGCTCTCCATTTTTGGGAATTATATGAATGGCTTCAAGAATATTGCTTCATCCCAGGTAAGCGATGATGAAGGGAATCCTATTCCCGGCGAAGTACGGGTTTTTAAACCGGAGCATGCCAACCAGGTGGAGTTTGGTATCAAAACCAATTTCGGCGGCGATAAATTTACTTCCACCATCAGCTATTACGATATCCGCGTGGATAACCAGGTGTTGCCGGATCCCATAAACACGCGGAATTCCATACAGGGCGGAAGCAGCCGCAGCCGCGGCCTGGAAGTCGACATCAATGCCAGGCCCTTTACCGGTTTTTCCGTTACCGCCGGTTACAGTTATAACGACAGCAAAATATTAAAGGGCCGGGAAGGCGATGTATGGCTGGAGGAAGGCCGCCGCCCTTTCTGGGCAGGTCCTGCAAACCTCGTCAACTTATGGGCCGTTTATAAGATCAGTTCCGGACTGGTGAAAGGTCTGGGTCTGGGCTTTGGCGGGAACTATGCCGGCGAGAACCTTACGCTTAACAACAATTCGGTGGGTGTTTTCCGGATCCCCTCCTATACCCTGCTGAACGCGTCTGTCTTTTATGATGCGGATAAATTTCGCGTCGGTTTCAATGTAAACAATTTAACCAATGAGGAATATTACGGCGGGGGATGGAGTACCGTAAACCCGCAGAAGCCAAGAAATGTAGCCATCAGCCTGATGTATAAGCTGTAGGTGTTTTGCCGCGAAGGCACGAAGTCACAAAGGATACACAAAGAGTTATTCTCACAGTCTGTTTGCCGCAGAGGCTCTGAAGCACTGGGTCCGCAAAGCAACACCAAAAAAATCTTCGTGCATCTTCGGGCCTTAGAGCCTTGGTGGCCGTTTGCCGCAGGCACTGAAGTAAGCGAAGGCACGAAGTCACAAAGAATATACAAAGATTGCTCTCACAGATGACACAGACTATCACAGACATATTGCCCGGACTGAAGCCTTCCGTATAAATCCGTGCCATCTCTGAGCCGCCACAACCCGTTCGCCACAGAGGCTCTGAAGCACTGGGGCCGCAAAGCAATGCCAAAAAATCCTTCGCGCATCTTTGAGCCTTTGAGCCTTCGTGGCCATCTCCTATCAAAGTACTAAATGACGTACTGGCCTTAAGACCTTTCATGTAAATCTATGCCATCTGTGAGCAGCCACAGCCCGTTTGCCACAAAGGCTCTGAAGCACTGGGTCCGCAAAGCAATACCAAAAAATCCTTCGTGCATCTTTGAGCCTTTGAGTCTTCGTGGCCATCTCTCATCAAAGTATTAAATGGTGTACTGGTCTTAAGACCTTTCATGTAAATCTATGCCATCTGTGAGCGGCCTTAAAATAAGATCAGATACCGGAAGAACATTTTCTTCGTGTCTCTGCTCTTTGTGGCTGTTCTCAAAAGCTATACCGCAACCCGATCTGGAACTGGTAAGGATCCCCCGAAGGGGTAACCACACCAGCTGTATTTACATTAT includes:
- a CDS encoding TonB-dependent receptor, whose amino-acid sequence is MSRYCYALFPFLLFFLTIAAAAQTPGTIKGKITTSDGKPAADVTVSLSNTTKGTAANARGLYEIRNVAPGSYILSVSFTGLTTQEKPVKIGSGETLVVDFVLSENEKELQTVVVSSRRDKQASEYAAKMPLKNLENPQVYSTISADLLNQQAITSYDEALKNVPGIFRLWESTGRGGDGGSYFTLRGFESQVTMVNGLPGLTNGNLDPANLEKIEVLKGPSGTLFGSPVIGYGGLVNNVTKKPYDDFGASFNYIAGSFGLNRITADVNLPFTKEKGTAVRINTAYQQENSFQDQGFRKSFFVAPTLAYKLNDKLSFLLLTEFMQEEKTNPTMLFLGRDMPMQFKDLKDLNYNNKLSLTSNDLTMKNPRFNLQGQMIYKLAHNWTSQTVLSRGQSESKGYYTYLYDNENGRRDFGLFATKENARTATTDIQQNFTGDFYIGSLRNRIVVGFDYFGRDQSASGPGWGKIHNVNAQGEVNYTDIDPETGEEIQFPEVYLTQQSVDQMLAGTEPTSFLARDNAYSTYVSNVLNITPSLIAMVSLRADYFDSKGNPADKSDDYHQWALSPKFGVVYQPLPDKLSIFGNYMNGFKNIASSQVSDDEGNPIPGEVRVFKPEHANQVEFGIKTNFGGDKFTSTISYYDIRVDNQVLPDPINTRNSIQGGSSRSRGLEVDINARPFTGFSVTAGYSYNDSKILKGREGDVWLEEGRRPFWAGPANLVNLWAVYKISSGLVKGLGLGFGGNYAGENLTLNNNSVGVFRIPSYTLLNASVFYDADKFRVGFNVNNLTNEEYYGGGWSTVNPQKPRNVAISLMYKL